One stretch of Anolis carolinensis isolate JA03-04 chromosome 3, rAnoCar3.1.pri, whole genome shotgun sequence DNA includes these proteins:
- the rap2b gene encoding ras-related protein Rap-2b: MREYKVVVLGSGGVGKSALTVQFVTGSFIEKYDPTIEDFYRKEIEVDSSPSVLEILDTAGTEQFASMRDLYIKNGQGFILVYSLVNQQSFQDIKPMRDQIIRVKRYEKVPMILVGNKVDLEGEREVSFGEGKALAEEWSCPFMETSAKNKASVDELFAEIVRQMNYASQPNGDDQCCSSCVIL, encoded by the coding sequence ATGCGCGAGTACAAAGTGGTGGTGCTGGGCTCGGGCGGCGTGGGCAAGTCCGCGCTCACCGTCCAGTTCGTCACGGGCTCCTTCATCGAGAAGTACGACCCCACCATCGAGGACTTCTACCGGAAGGAGATCGAGGTGGACTCCTCGCCCTCGGTGCTGGAGATCCTGGACACGGCGGGCACGGAGCAGTTCGCCTCCATGCGGGACCTCTACATCAAGAACGGGCAGGGCTTCATCCTGGTCTACAGCCTGGTCAACCAGCAGAGCTTCCAGGACATCAAGCCCATGCGGGACCAGATCATCCGGGTCAAGCGGTACGAGAAGGTGCCCATGATCCTGGTGGGCAACAAGGTGGACCTGGAGGGCGAGCGGGAGGTCTCCTTCGGCGAAGGCAAAGCCCTGGCCGAGGAGTGGAGCTGCCCCTTCATGGAGACCTCGGCCAAAAACAAAGCCTCGGTGGACGAACTCTTTGCCGAGATCGTCCGGCAGATGAACTACGCCTCCCAGCCCAACGGGGACGATCAGTGCTGCTCTTCTTGTGTCATCCTTTGA